In Musa acuminata AAA Group cultivar baxijiao chromosome BXJ3-9, Cavendish_Baxijiao_AAA, whole genome shotgun sequence, a single genomic region encodes these proteins:
- the LOC135649541 gene encoding MLO-like protein 6 isoform X1 translates to MAGGGGDGSSSRSLVETPTWAVAAVCLVLVILSIIIEQIIHRIGKWLRKHHKSALYEALEKIKSELMLLGFISLLLTVSQNLISEICVSESVGNSWHPCKASEEAVIAGDDEHRSEDSNENNNGRRLLQSADSTDRFRRILVGGSTDKCSAKGKVPFISTEGINQLHIFIFALAVSHILYCVVTMALGRLKMRRWKSWELETETAEFQFSHDPDRFRFARDTSFGRRHLNFWSKPHVLVWIVCFIRQFVSSVSKVDYLTLRHGFIIAHLAPQSSSKFNFQKYIKRSLEEDFKVVVGISPTIWFIAVCFLLFNTHGWRSSLWLPFIPLIVILMVGTKLQVIITKMAIQIMERGDVVKGVPVVRPGDKLFWFNRPGLLLFLIHFVLFQNAFQLAFFAWSWYEFGYPSCFHKSIEDIVILISMGVLIQVLCSYVTLPLYALVTQMGSNLKPTIFNERVATALRKWHHTARKRLKENRRSASVTPSLSTSRPATPTHRLSPLHVLQYHHNEAESLQNSPKKFTMDDDQYDPEELTPPPHHSFDESFSHYRKAATSKGLMKEEQEMKEYGGSSELQMAHETDGHVSSVISVDFSFDKRQR, encoded by the exons ATGGCCGGCGGTGGTGGTGATGGCAGTAGTAGTCGATCGTTGGTGGAGACTCCGACGTGGGCAGTCGCCGCAGTTTGCTTGGTTCTTGTCATCCTCTCGATCATCATCGAGCAAATCATCCACCGTATTGGCAAG TGGTTAAGAAAGCATCACAAAAGCGCACTATATGAAGCACTAGAAAAGATCAAATCTG AATTGATGCTGCTGGGCTTCATATCCTTGCTTCTTACTGTGAGCCAAAACCTCATTTCAGAGATATGTGTGTCCGAGAGTGTTGGCAATTCATGGCACCCATGTAAGGCCTCGGAAGAGGCTGTCATCGCAGGCGATGACGAGCACCGGTCCGAGGATTCAAACGAAAACAACAACGGACGAAGGCTTCTGCAAAGTGCTGACTCCACGGACAGATTCCGACGCATTTTAGTTGGAGGGTCAACAGACAAATGTTCAGCCAAG GGAAAAGTTCCTTTCATTTCCACCGAAGGCATCAATCAGCTTCACATTTTCATTTTTGCCTTGGCCGTCTCCCACATCCTTTACTGCGTGGTCACCATGGCTCTGGGTAGACTGAAG ATGAGAAGGTGGAAATCATGGGAATTAGAGACTGAAACAGCCGAATTCCAATTCTCTCATG ATCCTGACAGGTTTAGATTTGCAAGGGATACATCATTTGGCCGTCGGCACTTGAATTTCTGGAGCAAGCCGCATGTTCTCGTCTGGATT GTCTGCTTTATCAGACAATTTGTGAGCTCAGTTTCTAAAGTTGATTATTTGACGCTACGACATGGGTTCATCATA GCACACTTGGCGCCGCAAAGTTCAAGCAAGTTTAACTTTCAGAAGTATATAAAGCGGTCGCTTGAAGAGGATTTTAAAGTTGTAGTTGGGATAAG CCCCACAATATGGTTCATTGCAGTATGCTTCCTGCTATTTAATACACATG GTTGGCGTTCCTCTTTATGGCTGCCATTTATCCCTTTGATTGTAA TTCTCATGGTTGGAACAAAACTTCAAGTCATAATTACAAAGATGGCTATACAAATTATGGAACGTGGGGATGTTGTTAAGGGTGTCCCAGTTGTTCGTCCTGGAGACAAACTCTTCTGGTTCAACCGCCCAGGCCTTCTACTCTTTCTAATTCATTTTGTCCTATTTCAg AATGCATTTCAGCTCGCCTTCTTTGCTtggagttgg TACGAGTTTGGCTACCCTTCATGCTTCCACAAAAGTATAGAAGACATAGTTATTCTAATCTCCATGGG TGTTCTCATACAGGTCCTATGTAGCTATGTTACACTACCTCTCTATGCACTAGTAACACAG ATGGGGTCTAATCTGAAGCCTACCATCTTTAATGAGAGAGTAGCAACTGCTCTAAGAAAGTGGCATCACACTGCAAGGAAGCGCTTGAAAGAGAACAGGAGGTCTGCAAGTGTGACGCCTTCTTTGTCTACAAGCAGGCCAGCTACTCCAACCCATCGCTTATCGCCACTTCACGTCTTACAGTATCATCATAATGAGGCAGAGAGTCTGCAAAACTCTCCCAAGAAATTCACCATGGACGATGACCAATATGATCCCGAGGAGTTGACCCCACCACCCCATCATTCATTTGACGAATCATTTTCCCACTACAGAAAGGCCGCAACATCAAAAGGATTAATGAAAGAAGAACAAGAGATGAAAGAATATGGAGGTTCATCAGAGCTGCAAATGGCACATGAGACTGATGGTCATGTAAGCAGTGTGATCTCCGTTGATTTTTCATTTGACaaaagacaaagatga
- the LOC135649541 gene encoding MLO-like protein 6 isoform X2 has protein sequence MLLGFISLLLTVSQNLISEICVSESVGNSWHPCKASEEAVIAGDDEHRSEDSNENNNGRRLLQSADSTDRFRRILVGGSTDKCSAKGKVPFISTEGINQLHIFIFALAVSHILYCVVTMALGRLKMRRWKSWELETETAEFQFSHDPDRFRFARDTSFGRRHLNFWSKPHVLVWIVCFIRQFVSSVSKVDYLTLRHGFIIAHLAPQSSSKFNFQKYIKRSLEEDFKVVVGISPTIWFIAVCFLLFNTHGWRSSLWLPFIPLIIVLMVGTKLQVIITKMAIQIMERGDVVKGVPVVRPGDKLFWFNRPGLLLFLIHFVLFQNAFQLAFFAWSWYEFGYPSCFHKSIEDIVILISMGVLIQVLCSYVTLPLYALVTQMGSNLKPTIFNERVATALRKWHHTARKRLKENRRSASVTPSLSTSRPATPTHRLSPLHVLQYHHNEAESLQNSPKKFTMDDDQYDPEELTPPPHHSFDESFSHYRKAATSKGLMKEEQEMKEYGGSSELQMAHETDGHVSSVISVDFSFDKRQR, from the exons ATGCTGCTGGGCTTCATATCCTTGCTTCTTACTGTGAGCCAAAACCTCATTTCAGAGATATGTGTGTCCGAGAGTGTTGGCAATTCATGGCACCCATGTAAGGCCTCGGAAGAGGCTGTCATCGCAGGCGATGACGAGCACCGGTCCGAGGATTCAAACGAAAACAACAACGGACGAAGGCTTCTGCAAAGTGCTGACTCCACGGACAGATTCCGACGCATTTTAGTTGGAGGGTCAACAGACAAATGTTCAGCCAAG GGAAAAGTTCCTTTCATTTCCACCGAAGGCATCAATCAGCTTCACATTTTCATTTTTGCCTTGGCCGTCTCCCACATCCTTTACTGCGTGGTCACCATGGCTCTGGGTAGACTGAAG ATGAGAAGGTGGAAATCATGGGAATTAGAGACTGAAACAGCCGAATTCCAATTCTCTCATG ATCCTGACAGGTTTAGATTTGCAAGGGATACATCATTTGGCCGTCGGCACTTGAATTTCTGGAGCAAGCCGCATGTTCTCGTCTGGATT GTCTGCTTTATCAGACAATTTGTGAGCTCAGTTTCTAAAGTTGATTATTTGACGCTACGACATGGGTTCATCATA GCACACTTGGCGCCGCAAAGTTCAAGCAAGTTTAACTTTCAGAAGTATATAAAGCGGTCGCTTGAAGAGGATTTTAAAGTTGTAGTTGGGATAAG CCCCACAATATGGTTCATTGCAGTATGCTTCCTGCTATTTAATACACATG GTTGGCGTTCCTCTTTATGGCTGCCATTTATCCCTTTGATT ATAGTTCTCATGGTTGGAACAAAACTTCAAGTCATAATTACAAAGATGGCTATACAAATTATGGAACGTGGGGATGTTGTTAAGGGTGTCCCAGTTGTTCGTCCTGGAGACAAACTCTTCTGGTTCAACCGCCCAGGCCTTCTACTCTTTCTAATTCATTTTGTCCTATTTCAg AATGCATTTCAGCTCGCCTTCTTTGCTtggagttgg TACGAGTTTGGCTACCCTTCATGCTTCCACAAAAGTATAGAAGACATAGTTATTCTAATCTCCATGGG TGTTCTCATACAGGTCCTATGTAGCTATGTTACACTACCTCTCTATGCACTAGTAACACAG ATGGGGTCTAATCTGAAGCCTACCATCTTTAATGAGAGAGTAGCAACTGCTCTAAGAAAGTGGCATCACACTGCAAGGAAGCGCTTGAAAGAGAACAGGAGGTCTGCAAGTGTGACGCCTTCTTTGTCTACAAGCAGGCCAGCTACTCCAACCCATCGCTTATCGCCACTTCACGTCTTACAGTATCATCATAATGAGGCAGAGAGTCTGCAAAACTCTCCCAAGAAATTCACCATGGACGATGACCAATATGATCCCGAGGAGTTGACCCCACCACCCCATCATTCATTTGACGAATCATTTTCCCACTACAGAAAGGCCGCAACATCAAAAGGATTAATGAAAGAAGAACAAGAGATGAAAGAATATGGAGGTTCATCAGAGCTGCAAATGGCACATGAGACTGATGGTCATGTAAGCAGTGTGATCTCCGTTGATTTTTCATTTGACaaaagacaaagatga